ACCAGTAGTTAACCAGTAGCACAGTTAACCAGTAGTTAACCAGTAGCACAGTTAACCAGTAGTTAACCAGTAGCACAGTTAACCAGTAGTTAACCAGTAGCACAGTTAACCAGTAGTTAACCAGTAGCACAGTAAACCAGTGGTTAACCAGTAGCACAGTTAACCAGTAGCACAGTTAACCAGTAGCACAGTTAACCAGTAGCACAATTAACCAGTGGTTAACCAGTAGCACAGTTAAACAGTAGTTAACCAGTAGCACAGTAAACCAGGAGTTAACCAGGAGTTAACCAGGAGCACCGTAAATCAGTGCTTAACCAGTAGTTAACCAGGAGCACAGTGAACCAGTAGTTAACCAGTAGTTAACCTGTAACACAGTAAACAAGGAGTTAACCAGTAGTTAACCAGGAGCACAGTAAACCAGTAGTTAACCAGTAGCACAGTAAACCAGGAGTTAACCCGTAGTTAACCAGTAGCACAGTAAACCAGTTGTTAACCAGTAGCACAGTAAACCAGTAGTTAACCAGTAGTTAACCAGTAGCACACTAAACCAGTAGTTAACCAGTAGCACAGTAAACCAGTAGTTAACCAGGAGCACAGTAAACCAGTAGTTAACCAGTAGCACAGTTAACCAGTAGCACAGTAAACCAGTTGTTAACCAGTAGCACAGTAAACCAGTAGTTAACCAGTAGTTAACCAGTAGCACACTAAACCAGTAGTTAACCAGTAGCACCGTAAACCAGTAGTTAACCAGTAGCATAGTAAACCAGTAGTTAACCAGTAGCACAGTACACCAGTAGTTAACCAGTAGCATAGTAAACCAGTAGTTAACCAGTAGCACAGTAAACCAGTAGTTAACCAGGAGCACAGTAAACCAGTAGTTAACCAGTAGTTAACCAGTAGCATAGTAAACCAGTAGCTAACCAGTAACACAGTAAACCAGTAGTTAACCAGTAGCACAGTAAACCAGTAGTTAACCAGTAGCATAGTAACCCAGCAGTTAACCAGTAGCATAGTAAACCAGTAGTTAACCAGTAGCATAGTCAACCAGTAGCTAACCAGTAACACAGTAAACCAGTAGTTAACCAGTAGCACAGTAAACCAGTAGTTAACCAGTAGCATAGTTAACCAGTAGTTAACCAGTAGCAGAGTAAACCAGTAGTTAACCAGTAGCAGAGTAAACCAGTAGTTAACCAGTAGTTAACCAGTAGCACAGTAAACCAGTAGTTAACCAGTAGCATAGTTAACCAGTAGTTAACCAGTAGCAGAGTAAACCAGTAGTTAACCAGTAGCATAGTAAACCAGTAGTTAACCAGTAGCATAGTAAACCAGTAGTTAACCAGTAGCATAGTAAACCAGTAGTTAACCAGTAGTTAACCAGTAGCATAGTAAACCAGTAGTTAACCAGTAGCATAGTAAACCAGTAGTTAACCAGTGGCATAGTAAACCAGTAGTTAACCAGTAGCACAGTAAACCAGTAGTTAACCAGTAGCAGAGTACCAGTAGTTAACCAGTAGCACAGTAAACCAGTAGTTAACCAGTAGCAGAGTAAACCAGTAGTTAACCAGTAGCATAGTAAACCAGTAGTTAACCAGTAGCATAGTTAACCAGTAGTTAACCAGTAGTTAACCAGTGGCATAGTTAACCAGTAGTTAACCAGTAGCAGAGTAAACCAGTAGTTAACCAGTAGCAGAGTAAACCAGTAGTTAACCAGTAGTTAACCAGTAGCAGAGTAAACCAGTAGTTAACCAGTAGCACAGTAAACCAGTAGTTAACCAGTAGCATAGTAAACCAGTAGTTAACCAGTAGTTAACCAGTAGCATAGTAAACCAgtttctgggttaagcgagcagtgtgtcaagaagcagtgtggcttgggaGGTTGTGTGGTAGACTTGTACTTCAACTTGTACAACAGCATGtcccagttcccgccaatatccagcaacttcacacagccatggaagaggactgggacaacattccacaatcaaaagcttgatcaactctatgtgaaggagatgtgtagcGGTGTATGAGGtacatggtggtcacaccagatactgactggtgttctgatccacaccagatactgactggtgttctgatccacaccagatactgactggtgttctgatccacaccagatactgactggtgttctgatccacaccagatactgactggttttctgatccacaccagatactgactggttttctgatccacaccagatacggactggttttctgatccacaccagatactgactggttttctgatccacaccagatacggactggttttatgatccacaccagatacggactggttttatgatccacaccagatactgactggttttatgatccacaccagatactgactggttttatgatccacaccagatacggactggttttatgatccacaccagatacggactggttttatgatccacaccccttccttttttttttaaaggtatctgtgatcaacagatgtTTAtcagtattcccagtcatgtgaaatccagagATTAGGGAACAATATAATTCATTGAATGATTTTcattgtatgaactgtaactcagtcaaatattagaaattgttttatatttatgttcagtattACTCACACTACAAAAGTGaaatgtcccccctctctctcctctcccctctctctctcctctcccccctctctctcctctctctcctctccctcctctctctccctctccccctctctctcctctctctcctctcccctctctctcctctcccctctctctcctctcccctctctctccccccctctctcctccccctctctctcctctccccctctctctcctctcccctctctgaagCTGccaacatcctcctctctgaGCAGGGGGAGGTGAAGCTAGCAGACTTTGGAGTGGCTGGACAGCTGACCGACAcccagatgaagagagagacatttgTAGGCACACCGTTCTGGATGGCACCTGAAGTCATACAACAGTCTTCTTATGATcacaaggtagagagagacatttGTAAGGACACCATTCATGGTGTATTAGGTTAGGTTGCTTTCGTGTCGGGAAGGgtggtgtggttgactgtctaggagggtggtgtggttgactgtctaggagggtggtgtggttgactgtctaggagggagggtggtgtggttgactgtctaggagggtggtgtggttgactgtctaGGAGGGTGATGTGGTTGACTGTCTAGTTAGGGTGGGGTGGTTGACTGTCTGGGAGGGTGGGGTGGTTGACTGtctaggagggagggtggggtggttgactgtctaggagggtggtgtggttgactgtctaggagggaggtgtggttgactgtctaggagggagggtggggtggtTGACTGTCTAGGAGGGTGGGGTGGTTGACTGTCTCAGAGGGTGGTGTTGTTGACTGTCTAGGAGGGTGGTGTTGTTGACTGTCTAGGAGGGTGGTGTTGTTGACTGTCTAGGAGGgtggtgtggttgactgtctaggagggagggtggtgtggttgactgtctaggagggtggggtggttgactgtctaggagggtggtgtggttgactgtctaggagggagggtggggtggttgactgtctaggagggtggtgtggttgactgtctaggaggatggtgtggttgactgtctaggagggtggtgtggttgactgtctaggagggagggtggggtggtTGACTGTAGGAGGgtggtgtggttgactgtctaggaggatggtgtggttgactgtctaggagggtggtgtggttgactgtctaGGAGGGTGGTGTGGTTCACTGTCTAGGAGGGTGGTGTGGTTCACTGTCTAGGAGGgtggtgtggttgactgtctaGGAGGGTGGTGTGGTTCACTGTCTAGGAGGgtggtgtggttgactgtctaggagggtgggtggtgtggttgactgtctaggagggtgggtggtgtggttgactgtctaGGAGGGAGGGTGGTTGACTATCTAGGAGGGTGGGGTGGTTGACTGTATAGGAGGGTGGGGTGGTTGACTGtctaggagggagggtggggtggtTGACTGTCTAGGAGGGTGGGGTGGTTAACTGTATAGGAGGGTGGGGTGGTTGACTGtctaggagggagggtggggtggtTGACTGTCTAGGAGGGAGGGTGGTTGACTATCTAGGAGGgtggtgtggttgactgtctaGGAGGGTGGGGTGGTTGACTGTCTAGGAGGGTGGTGATGTTGACTGTCTAGGAGGGTGGgtggtgtggttgactgtctaggagggtggtgtggttgactgtctaggagggagggtggggtggttgactgtctaggagggagggtggggtggttgactgtctaggagggagggtggggtggttgactgtctaggagggagggtggggtggtTGACTGTCTAGAAGGGAGGGTGGGGTGGTTGACTGTCTAGGAGGGTGGTGTGGTTCACTGTCTAGGAGGgtggtgtggttgactgtctaggagggtgggtggtgtggttgactgtctaggagggtgggtggtgtggttgactgtctaTAAGGGTGGgtggtgtggttgactgtctaGGAGGGAGGGTGGTTGACTATCTAGGAGGgtggtgtggttgactgtctaGGAGGGTGGGGTGGTTGACTGTATAGGAGGGTGGGGTGGTTGACTGtctaggagggagggtggggtggtTGACTGTCTAGGAGGGAGGGTGGTTGACTATCTAGGAGGgtggtgtggttgactgtctaGGAGGGTGGGGTGGTTGACTGTCTAGGAGGGTGGTGTTGTTGACTGTCTAGGAGGGTGGgtggtgtggttgactgtctaggagggagggtggggtggttgactgtctaggagggagggtggtgtggttgactgtctaggagggagggtggggtggtTGACTTGACTGTCTAGAAGGGAGGGTGGGGTGGTTGACTGtctaggagggagggtggggtggttgactgtctaggagggtggtgtggttgactgtctaggagggtgggtggttgactgtctaggagggtggtgtggttgactgtctaggagggagggtggggtggtTGACTAtctaggagggagggtggggtggttgactgtctaggagggagggtggggtggttgactgtctaggagggagggtggtgtggttgactgtctaggagggtggggtggttgactgtctaggagggtggggtggttgactgtctaggagggtggggtggttgactgtctaggagggagggtggtgtggttgactgtctaggagggagggtggggtggttgactgtctaggagggtggggtggttgactgtctaggagggtgggtggttgactgtctaggagggtggtgtggttgactgtctaggagggagggtggggtggtTGACTGTCTAGGAGGGAAGGTGGGGTGGTTGACTGtctaggagggagggtggggtggtTGACTGTCTAGGAGGGAGGGTGGTTGACTGTCTAGGAGGGAAGGTGGGGTGGTTGACTGTCTAGGAGGGAAGgtggtgtggttgactgtctaGGAGGGAAGGTGGGGTGGTTGACTGTCTaggagggtgggtggggtggttgactgtctaggagggtgggtggggtggttgactgtctaggagggtggtgtggttgactgtctaggagggtggtgtggttgactgtctaggagggtggtgtggttgactgtctaggagggtggtgtggttgactgtctaggagggtggtgtggttgactgtctaggagggtggtgtggttgactgtctaggagggtggtgtggttgactgtctaGGAGGGTGGGGTGGTTGACTATCTAGGAGGGTGGGGTGGTTGACTGTCTAGGAGGGTGGTGTGGTTGACTGTCCAGGAGGgtggtgtggttgactgtctaggagggagggtggggtggtTGACTGTCTAGGAGGGTGGGGTGGTTCAACTTCATATGCCAGTCAGGGGAGACttccctcctctgtgtgtgtctgtaatggaGTGTCTATATAATGGAGTGTCTGTAATGGAGTCTATATAATGGAGTGTCTATATAATGGAGTGTCTATATAATGGAGTGTCTATATTATGGAGTGTCTATATAATGGAGTGTCTATATAATGGAGTGTCTATATAATGGAGTGTCTATATTATGGAGTGTCTATATAATGGAGTGTCTATATAATGGAGTGTCTATATTATGGAGTGTCTATATAATGGAGTGTCTATATAATGGAGTGTCTATATAATGGAGTGTCTATATAATGGAGTGTCTATATAATGGAGTGTCTGTAATGGAGtgtctataatggagtgtctATATAATGGAGTGTCTATATAATGGAGtgtctataatggagtgtctGTATTGGAGTGTCTATATAATGGAGTGTCTGTAATGGAGTGTCTGTAATGGAGTGTCTATAATGGAGTGTATCTGAGTATCTATAGGTCTGTAATTTAGGCTGACATCTGGTATCTGGTATCAGATCAGGAGAGCCTCCTAACAGCGATATGCAATGAACTATATGGTTGTTGTTCTTTTTTAAATGGCTCCtgttctctcccccaccccccctctaGGCTGATATCTGGTCTTTAGGTATAACAGCTATAGAGCTGGCTAAAGGAGAGCCTCCTAACAGTGACATACACCCTATGAAAGTTCTCTTCCTGATCCCTAAGAGCAGTCCTCCGTCCCTCGGGGAAGACTTCTCTAAGAGTTTCAAAGAGTTCACAGACTCCTGTCTCAATAAGGATCCAGTCTTCGTAAGTACATTGGGAGGGTGTGTCCAtgggtctgtatgtgtgtgtgtgtgtgtgtgtgtgtgtgtgtgtgtgtatataatttaCTTCCTTCCTCTTGTCCTTTCATCTCCTTGTCTCTTTCTCAAAATGCATTTGGGGAGAGAATATCTGAGATTCCTCCACAGTGTGAAAGGCTGTTAGGAATCAAGCAAATACAATATTCACCCTGTGGTGAAAAATCTTGCTTATTGCTGCCACCTGCTGGTTGAATTTCTGTGAACAGAAAATAATTTATTTTGCTTCTCTACCCAATTTTTCTTCTATTtttttcctactctctctctctcctctctctcctctcttctctctctctctcctctctctctccctctctctctctctctcctctctccctctctctcctctcttctctctctctctctctctctcccctctctcccctctccctcctttctcccctccctcccctctccctcctctctctcctctctcccctctctcctccctcctctctctctctcctctctctctctcctctctctctccctctctctcctctcttctctctcgctcctctctcccctccctcctctctcccctctctcctctctgccctctcctccctctctcccctccctcccctctctctcctctctctcctctctctctcttctctctctcttctctccccactctcctccctctctcccctccctcctctctccccaccctcctctctcccctcaccctcccatctccctcctctctcccctctcttctctctcctctcccctccctcccctctccctcctctctcccctctccctccctctctccctcctctctcctctctctcctctctcctctctccctcctctctcccctctctcctctctctccctcctctctccctcctctttcctctctccctcctctctcctctctccctcctctctcccctccctctccctcctctaacccctccctctctctcctctctcctctctctcttctctctcctctcccctccctcccctctccctcctctctcccctctccctcctctctccctcctctctcctctctctcctctctcctctctccctcctctctctccctcctctctccctcctctctcctctctccctcgtctctcccctccctctccctccactctcccctctctcctctctccctcctctctcccctccctctccctcctctctcccctctctcctctctctctcctcttctctctcctctctcctccctctctccccctcccatctctctcctccctccctcccctctcctccctcccctctcctccctccctctccatccagaGACCCTCAGCCAGAGAGTTGTTGAAACATAAGTTCATAGAGAAGAACTGTAAGAGGACTTCCTATCTGACTGAACTGATTGACAGGTTAAAGAGATGGAAGACTGAAGAACACAGCGATGACGACTCTAGCTCAGACGACGATAGGTAGGTCTGGGGGGGAGtgggggtggttgtgtgtgtgtttaaccctcTCATTCTTCTCCTCAGTGAGTCCAGTAATAAGGAGGACAGTCCATCTCAACCCGCGTGGTCGTTCACCACCATACGGAAGAAAGATAAGGACGGCAGGAAGGTACCCAGTGGAGTCAGTTGGTTCATCTGCACTTAGAATATACTAGTTAACATCCCtagttaatctctctctctctctctctctctctctctctctctctgtctctctctctgtctctctctctctctgtctctctctctctctgtctctctctctctctgtgtctctctctctctgtctctctctctctctgtctctctctctctctgtgtctctctctctctctgtctctctctctctctctgtctctctctctgtctctctctctctctgtctctctctctctctgtctctctctctctctgtctctctctctctctgtctctctctctctctctgtctctctctgtctctctctctctctctgtctctctctctctctgtctctctctctctctctctctctctctctctctctctctctctctctctctctctctctctgtgtctctctctgtctctctctctctctctgtctctctctgtctctctctctgtctctctctgtctctctttctctctctgtctctctttctctctctgtctctctgtctctctctctctctctctgtctctttctctctctgtctctctttctctctctgtctctctgtctctctttctctctctgtctctctttctctctctgtctctctgtctctctctctctctgtctctttctctctgtctctctttctctctctgtctctttctctctctgtctctctttctctctgtctctctttctctctctgtctctctttctctctctctctctctctctctttctctctctgtctctctttctctctgtctctctttctctctgtctctctctctctctgtctctttctctctctgtctctctttctctctgtctctctttctctctctgtctctctttctctctctgtctctctttctctctgtctctctttctctctgtctctctttctctctctgtctctctctctctgtgtctctctctctctgtctctctctctctctgtctctctctctctctgtgtctctctctctctctgtctctctctctctctgtctctctctctctctgtctctctctctctctgtctctctctctctctgtctctctctctctctgtctctctctctctctgtctctctctctctctctgtctctctctctctctctctgtctctctctgtctctgtctctctctctgtctctctctctctctgtctctctctctctctgtctctctctctctctctctctctctctctctctctctctctctctctctgtgtctctctctgtctctctctctctctctgtctctctctgtctctctctctgtctctctctctgtctctctttctctctctgtctctctttctctctctgtctctctgtctctctctctctctctctgtctctttctctctctgtctctctttctctctctgtctctctgtctctctttctctctctgtctctctttttctctgtctctctgtctctctctctctctgtctctttctctctctgtctctctttctctctgtctctctttctctctctgtctctctttctctctgtctctctttctctctctgtctctctttctctctgtctctctttctctctgtctctctttctctctgtctctctttctctctctgtctctctttctctctctgtctctctttctctctctgtctctctttctctctgtctctctttctctctctgtctctctttctctctctctttctctctctgtctctgtctctctctctctctcttttctctctgtctctgtctctctctctctctttctctctctgtctctctctctctctgtctctctctctctctgtctctctctctctctgtctctctctctctctgtgtctctctctctctgtctctctctctctctgtgtctctctctgtctctctctctgtctctctctctctctgtctctctctctctctgtctctctctctctgtgtctctctctctctgtctctctctctctctgtctctctctctctgtctgtctctctctctctctgtctctctctctctctctctctctctctctctctctctctctgtctctctctctctctgtctctctctctctctgtctctctctctctctgtctctctctctctgtctctctctctctctgtctctctctctctctctctctctgtctctctctctctctctgtctctctctctctctctctctctgtctctctctctctctgtctctctctctctctctctctctctctctgtgtctctctctgtctctctgtctctctctctgtctctctttctctctctgtctctatttctctctctctctctctctttctctctctctctctctctctctctctctgtctctctctttctttctctgtctctctctctctcttccccccaggACCAGCACAGTTTATCCACAGTCATCTCTCCAGTCTTCTCAGAGGTACACATGTTTGTATGTTCAGACAGTGTTAATGTACATTTCTAAATGTGTACAGTAtcactcaaaagtttggacacacatctttatttgtactattatgtgttatttgatagttttgatgtcttcactattattctacaatgtgaaaaataaagaataacccttgaatgagtctcCAAGCTTTTGACCA
This DNA window, taken from Oncorhynchus tshawytscha isolate Ot180627B linkage group LG10, Otsh_v2.0, whole genome shotgun sequence, encodes the following:
- the LOC112241722 gene encoding serine/threonine-protein kinase 26, which produces MEVQVPGMQSSQVDPEELFTKLERIGKGSFGEVFKGIDNRTQSVVAIKTIDLEEAEDDIEDIQQEITVLSQCDSPYVTKYYGSYLKGSKLWIIMEYLGGGSALDLLRAGPFDECQIATMLREILKGLDYLHSEKKIHRDIKAANILLSEQGEVKLADFGVAGQLTDTQMKRETFVGTPFWMAPEVIQQSSYDHKADIWSLGITAIELAKGEPPNSDIHPMKVLFLIPKSSPPSLGEDFSKSFKEFTDSCLNKDPVFRPSARELLKHKFIEKNCKRTSYLTELIDRLKRWKTEEHSDDDSSSDDDSESSNKEDSPSQPAWSFTTIRKKDKDGRKDQHSLSTVISPVFSELKFDHRDRDEQRRAIEELERNIRLTEDLCPGITDKMVATIMTRFRTLTPT